A single genomic interval of Lactococcus sp. S-13 harbors:
- the galT gene encoding UDP-glucose--hexose-1-phosphate uridylyltransferase, which produces MSIYQTVQDFINIGIKNGAIDSLDEIYTRNQLLHFIGLHDWEEVDNCSSEVDSLALMDKLLEEAQTNNIFTPDEREFYESALMNVITPLPSKVNHTFWKKYEKGPEVATDYFYGLSKQINQVKTRDTARNIAFIHPTQYGDLQITINLSKPEKDPKIIAATKKLTESDYPTCQLCVENEGFYGIGNKAARSNHRIVRVNLNGKKWGFQYSPYAYFNEHSILLNEQHTPMVINRQAFDNLLEFLDLFPQYTVGSNADLPIVGGSILTHDHYQAGKNGFPMAKAVIKEEVYLSRFPEIKVGIVKWPLSVLRMSGKDKMILLNAADEVLRKWKSYSDESLNIIATTSSEVQHHTITPIARMSNGCYELDLVLRDNNVSEEFPDGIFHPHPELHHIKKENIGLIEVMGLAVLPARLKGELAEIEKYLLGQENQLNEIHKAWADDLKARENFTQENVHEKVQQAVGDVFERVLQDAGVFKDNEAGLAGFRKFIDFFNAQ; this is translated from the coding sequence ATGTCAATTTATCAAACTGTTCAAGATTTTATTAATATAGGGATAAAAAATGGGGCAATAGACTCACTTGATGAAATTTATACTCGAAATCAACTTCTTCATTTTATAGGCTTGCACGATTGGGAAGAAGTTGACAACTGTTCTTCTGAAGTAGACTCTTTAGCCTTGATGGATAAACTTTTAGAGGAGGCACAAACAAATAATATATTTACTCCTGATGAACGTGAGTTTTATGAGTCTGCGTTAATGAATGTGATTACACCGTTACCAAGTAAAGTTAATCATACTTTTTGGAAAAAATATGAAAAAGGACCCGAAGTAGCTACGGATTATTTTTATGGTTTGTCTAAACAAATCAACCAAGTGAAAACTAGGGATACTGCTCGAAACATCGCCTTTATTCATCCGACACAATATGGAGATTTGCAGATAACAATCAACTTATCGAAACCAGAAAAAGATCCTAAAATAATTGCTGCGACGAAGAAACTTACAGAATCAGACTACCCTACTTGTCAACTTTGCGTTGAAAATGAGGGATTTTATGGAATTGGTAATAAAGCCGCTCGTTCTAATCATCGGATAGTTAGAGTAAATCTAAATGGGAAAAAATGGGGATTTCAGTACTCTCCGTATGCGTATTTTAACGAGCATTCTATTCTTTTAAATGAGCAACACACCCCAATGGTTATAAATAGGCAAGCTTTCGATAACTTGTTAGAATTTCTTGATTTATTTCCTCAATATACTGTAGGTTCAAATGCTGATTTGCCAATTGTTGGGGGATCAATTTTGACACATGATCATTATCAAGCAGGAAAAAATGGATTTCCTATGGCAAAAGCTGTTATCAAAGAAGAGGTTTATTTATCACGCTTTCCAGAAATAAAAGTTGGCATTGTCAAGTGGCCTCTGTCTGTTCTTAGAATGAGTGGCAAAGATAAAATGATACTGCTTAATGCTGCTGATGAAGTACTGAGAAAATGGAAGAGCTATTCTGATGAATCTTTGAATATTATTGCAACTACTTCTAGTGAAGTTCAGCATCATACAATAACTCCAATTGCAAGAATGAGCAATGGATGCTATGAGCTAGACTTGGTATTGCGAGATAATAATGTTTCAGAGGAGTTTCCTGATGGCATTTTCCATCCACATCCTGAATTGCATCATATCAAAAAAGAAAATATTGGTTTGATTGAGGTTATGGGACTTGCCGTATTGCCAGCTCGTCTGAAAGGTGAGCTAGCTGAGATTGAAAAATATCTGCTGGGTCAAGAAAATCAGCTCAATGAAATTCATAAAGCTTGGGCGGACGACTTGAAGGCTAGAGAAAATTTTACCCAAGAGAACGTTCATGAAAAAGTACAACAGGCTGTGGGTGATGTCTTTGAGCGGGTCTTGCAAGACGCTGGGGTCTTTAAAGATAATGAAGCAGGTCTGGCAGGTTTCCGTAAGTTTATTGACTTTTTCAATGCACAGTAA
- a CDS encoding beta-galactosidase has translation MIKLTDVLARKDWENPSISNWNRLPMHTPMDFLADKSLDGTWDFDHFDRVADVPEDWLDGTEAETTIKVPSNWQLEYKCENDVPIYTNVAYPIPVNPPFTPEENPVGGYTRNFGISEDWLSTGKIHLTFEGVGSAFHAWLNGQYVGYSEDCRLPAEFDVTELAKVGQNQLKVLVLRWSKATYFEDQDMWRMSGIFRSVKVQLLPENHLTDFAVETQLDADFDFANVVIKASAIDEEAAELKIKLYDDDELVGHAEGFDAEIALVNPKLWSDEIPYLYRLELSLCAKTGQLLQKENRKIGVRKVEVDNGLLKVNGKAVLIRGVNKHEFTAEHGYVVSEEMMLKDIKLMKQHNFNAVRCSHYPNDMRWYELCDEYGLYLIDEANIETHGMMPMNKLTDDPTWLPLMSERVTRMVLRDRNHPSIIIWSLGNESGYGANHQALYDWCKHFDKTRPTQYEGGEDWNRAMTDATDIICPMYSRVDTPTVNAPYSLVEWMGLAGENRPLILCEYAHDMGNSLGGFGKYWQTFRSIDRLQGGFIWDWADQGLLKDGHFTYGGDFGDTPNDRQFSLNGLVFPDRTAKPALREAKYWQQYFQFEIHKNPVGKLLDFTVTSEYLFRQADNEILTYQLTDGFEIFFENEVKLDLAAGNSLTIELPKVDVPTEKNVLLNIQVKSLRETPALPAGFEVAHEQFVLQEAIKFTDESISDAENSIIADENLLTVLSAGNSFIFDQKTGDLEQWLDENGQEKLLTPLSEQFTRAALDNDIGVSEVEHIDPNAWFERWKAAGFYDLKTDLQSLTTEQTENKVIVRVLTNYLAKDKLAFRTLRRYNISDGKLLLEVDVTRNTSLPEPARIGLTTQLTDASANVTYFGLGPDENYPDRQGASTLGNWQLKLDDMSTSYIFPSENGLRMKTQSLTYGSLQVAAVSADFAFNISPHSQKQLAETSHWHLLKKETGVWLNLDGFHMGVGGDDSWSPSVAKEFLLNDRNYHYEILLSFCNE, from the coding sequence ATGATAAAATTGACTGACGTTTTGGCTCGTAAAGATTGGGAAAATCCTTCAATTTCAAATTGGAATCGATTGCCAATGCATACGCCTATGGATTTTTTGGCAGACAAAAGTCTTGATGGAACTTGGGATTTTGATCATTTTGATCGGGTAGCTGATGTGCCTGAAGACTGGCTAGACGGGACAGAGGCTGAAACAACCATTAAAGTCCCAAGCAACTGGCAGCTAGAATATAAATGTGAAAATGATGTGCCCATTTACACGAATGTGGCTTACCCAATTCCGGTCAATCCGCCTTTTACGCCAGAGGAAAATCCAGTCGGTGGTTACACACGGAATTTTGGAATCAGTGAAGATTGGTTGAGTACTGGAAAAATTCATTTGACTTTTGAAGGGGTTGGATCAGCTTTTCACGCTTGGCTCAATGGTCAATATGTGGGTTATTCTGAGGACTGCCGATTGCCTGCGGAATTTGATGTGACGGAACTTGCCAAAGTTGGTCAAAATCAGTTGAAAGTGTTGGTTTTACGCTGGTCTAAGGCGACTTATTTTGAAGATCAAGATATGTGGCGGATGTCGGGTATTTTCCGTTCGGTCAAAGTGCAACTTTTGCCTGAAAATCATTTGACGGATTTTGCGGTTGAAACACAGTTGGATGCAGATTTTGATTTTGCCAATGTGGTGATTAAGGCGAGCGCGATTGATGAAGAGGCTGCGGAGCTCAAAATTAAACTTTATGATGATGACGAGCTAGTTGGCCATGCTGAAGGTTTTGATGCTGAGATTGCGCTTGTCAATCCTAAACTTTGGTCGGATGAAATTCCTTATCTTTACCGTTTGGAACTTTCTTTATGCGCTAAAACAGGGCAGCTTTTGCAAAAAGAAAACAGGAAAATCGGAGTTAGAAAAGTTGAAGTTGACAATGGCTTGCTCAAAGTTAATGGTAAGGCAGTTTTGATTCGTGGCGTCAACAAGCATGAGTTTACCGCAGAACACGGTTATGTAGTGTCTGAGGAGATGATGCTCAAAGACATCAAGTTGATGAAACAACATAATTTCAACGCGGTGCGCTGTTCGCATTATCCGAATGATATGCGTTGGTATGAGCTTTGCGATGAGTACGGACTTTATTTGATTGACGAGGCTAACATCGAGACGCACGGCATGATGCCTATGAATAAGCTGACCGATGATCCGACTTGGTTACCTCTGATGAGTGAGCGCGTGACTCGTATGGTCTTGCGTGATCGCAATCATCCGTCCATTATCATCTGGTCGCTGGGCAATGAATCGGGCTATGGCGCAAATCACCAAGCGCTTTATGATTGGTGCAAGCATTTTGATAAGACACGTCCGACCCAATACGAAGGTGGTGAAGACTGGAATCGCGCTATGACGGATGCCACCGATATTATCTGTCCTATGTATTCGCGCGTGGACACGCCAACGGTCAATGCGCCTTATTCTCTAGTGGAATGGATGGGGTTGGCTGGCGAAAATCGTCCTTTGATTCTCTGTGAGTATGCTCACGATATGGGAAATTCATTGGGTGGTTTTGGCAAATATTGGCAGACTTTCCGGAGCATTGACCGCTTGCAAGGTGGATTTATCTGGGACTGGGCCGATCAAGGGCTGCTTAAAGATGGACATTTTACCTACGGTGGGGACTTTGGCGACACGCCAAATGATCGTCAATTTAGCTTGAACGGTTTGGTTTTCCCAGACCGTACGGCTAAGCCTGCCCTGCGTGAAGCTAAATATTGGCAGCAGTATTTCCAATTTGAAATTCACAAAAATCCAGTGGGCAAGTTGCTTGATTTCACGGTGACCAGCGAATATCTTTTCCGACAAGCGGACAATGAAATCTTGACTTATCAGCTGACGGATGGTTTTGAAATTTTCTTTGAAAATGAAGTGAAGTTGGATTTAGCAGCGGGTAACAGCCTGACGATAGAGTTGCCAAAAGTTGATGTGCCTACTGAGAAGAATGTGCTTTTGAACATTCAAGTGAAAAGCTTGCGTGAAACTCCTGCTTTGCCAGCTGGTTTTGAAGTGGCTCATGAGCAATTTGTCCTGCAAGAGGCTATAAAATTTACTGACGAATCTATCAGTGACGCTGAAAACTCTATCATCGCTGACGAAAATTTACTGACGGTTCTGTCAGCTGGAAATTCTTTCATTTTCGACCAAAAAACAGGAGACTTGGAGCAGTGGTTGGATGAAAATGGTCAGGAAAAATTACTGACGCCGCTGTCAGAACAATTCACGCGGGCAGCGCTGGACAATGACATTGGTGTCAGTGAAGTTGAGCACATCGACCCCAACGCTTGGTTTGAGCGCTGGAAAGCGGCAGGCTTTTACGATTTGAAAACGGACTTGCAAAGCTTGACTACCGAACAAACTGAAAATAAAGTCATTGTCAGAGTGCTGACGAATTATCTGGCAAAGGATAAGTTAGCTTTTCGTACGTTGCGTCGATATAATATTTCTGACGGAAAACTTTTGCTTGAAGTCGATGTGACTCGCAACACTAGCCTGCCAGAACCAGCTCGAATTGGCTTAACTACGCAACTGACAGACGCGTCAGCAAATGTGACTTATTTCGGACTCGGGCCTGATGAAAATTACCCAGACCGACAAGGTGCTAGCACGCTTGGAAATTGGCAACTGAAACTTGATGACATGAGTACGTCCTATATTTTTCCAAGTGAAAATGGGTTACGCATGAAAACGCAAAGTCTGACTTATGGCAGTTTGCAAGTGGCAGCTGTCAGTGCTGATTTTGCTTTTAATATCAGCCCTCACAGCCAAAAACAACTTGCTGAAACTAGCCACTGGCATCTGCTGAAAAAGGAAACAGGGGTTTGGCTCAATTTGGACGGCTTTCATATGGGCGTAGGCGGGGATGACTCTTGGAGTCCAAGCGTGGCAAAGGAATTTTTGCTCAACGACAGAAATTATCACTACGAAATTTTGCTTTCGTTTTGTAATGAATGA
- the galE gene encoding UDP-glucose 4-epimerase GalE, which yields MTVLVLGGAGYVGSHAVDMLVKQGYDVAVVDNLVTGHREAVPADVRFYEGDVRDHDFLAGIFEKENIEGIMHFCAYSLVGESMQKPLMYFNNNVGGAQVILETMQEFGVKHIVFSSTAATFGIPEHSPISEKTPQKPINPYGESKLIMEKMMKWQSEATDMTYVALRYFNVAGAKDDGTIGEAHKNETHLIPIILQTALGQREFITIYGDDYNTPDGTCIRDYIDMEDLIDAHIKALEYLKAGGKSDQFNLGSSKGYSNLEVLETARKVTGKAIPSQMGERRPGDPDELVADSTKAGEILGWKVQHDLEHIITNAWKWHSNNPTGYEK from the coding sequence ATGACAGTTTTAGTACTTGGTGGGGCGGGCTATGTTGGTAGTCATGCCGTAGATATGTTGGTTAAACAAGGTTATGATGTCGCAGTGGTGGATAATTTGGTGACGGGTCACCGTGAAGCTGTCCCTGCTGATGTGCGTTTTTACGAAGGAGATGTACGCGATCACGATTTTCTTGCTGGAATTTTTGAAAAAGAAAATATCGAAGGAATCATGCACTTTTGCGCTTATAGCTTGGTGGGTGAGTCTATGCAAAAACCGCTCATGTATTTCAACAACAATGTTGGTGGGGCACAAGTCATTCTTGAAACCATGCAAGAATTTGGCGTGAAACATATCGTCTTTTCGAGTACAGCAGCGACTTTTGGCATTCCAGAGCATTCGCCAATTTCTGAAAAAACACCGCAAAAACCAATCAATCCTTATGGTGAGTCTAAGCTTATCATGGAAAAAATGATGAAATGGCAGTCTGAGGCAACGGACATGACTTATGTGGCTCTGCGTTATTTCAATGTGGCGGGTGCTAAAGACGACGGGACGATTGGCGAAGCCCACAAAAATGAAACGCATTTGATTCCGATTATTTTGCAGACGGCGCTGGGACAACGTGAATTTATCACGATTTACGGCGACGACTATAATACGCCAGACGGGACTTGCATTCGCGACTACATTGACATGGAAGACTTGATTGATGCCCACATCAAAGCGCTTGAGTACCTCAAAGCGGGCGGTAAGTCTGACCAATTTAATCTGGGATCAAGCAAAGGCTATTCTAATCTGGAAGTGTTGGAAACAGCACGCAAAGTCACTGGCAAAGCCATTCCAAGTCAAATGGGCGAACGTCGCCCAGGAGATCCTGACGAATTGGTGGCAGACAGCACTAAGGCAGGCGAAATTTTGGGCTGGAAAGTTCAACATGATTTGGAACACATCATTACCAACGCTTGGAAATGGCATAGTAATAATCCAACTGGTTACGAAAAATAA